In Treponema sp. OMZ 798, the following proteins share a genomic window:
- a CDS encoding TraR/DksA family transcriptional regulator has protein sequence MKKKFIEEMKEYLLKERDEILASLQRNDEEYAETLANSIPKDFADLASYSTDRDMLEFIGENNVKKLQKIDSALERIREGKYGKCITCKEQIPEDRLKALPYALKCIQCQTKSEKKMRP, from the coding sequence ATGAAAAAGAAGTTTATTGAGGAAATGAAAGAATATTTGCTAAAAGAGAGGGACGAAATACTAGCTTCATTGCAGCGGAATGATGAGGAGTATGCAGAAACCTTAGCAAACAGCATTCCCAAAGACTTTGCAGATCTGGCCTCGTATAGTACCGACAGAGATATGCTCGAATTTATCGGCGAAAATAATGTAAAAAAGCTGCAAAAGATTGATTCTGCATTGGAAAGGATAAGAGAGGGTAAGTATGGAAAATGCATTACCTGCAAGGAGCAGATTCCTGAAGACAGGCTAAAGGCCCTGCCCTATGCCCTAAAATGCATTCAATGCCAAACCAAATCCGAAAAAAAGATGCGTCCTTAA
- a CDS encoding tetratricopeptide repeat protein translates to MVLDENKDLAQKINDFLVQYRKIVLGVLVCILVAVAGIVVWFVTAENSRKTSITSVEKIIYELEDFKREDRAKNSVTEDTAEQSEKKVSEAVKEAEDKAIEELKGLGSKYASSYAGFRANTVIAEIYFQRKMYEDALKFYELAAGAVKGSYVEGVASFNAAACADELGDNEKALSYYERASKVENFPLIPRAIFNTGRLYEALAKKEDAILSYNKLLEKYPQNEWALLAKSRVIVLTGNDKQ, encoded by the coding sequence ATGGTTCTAGATGAAAATAAAGATTTGGCACAAAAAATCAATGATTTTTTAGTCCAATATAGAAAAATAGTGCTTGGCGTTTTGGTTTGTATTTTGGTTGCCGTCGCAGGTATTGTTGTTTGGTTTGTAACAGCCGAAAATTCCAGGAAAACTTCGATTACAAGCGTTGAAAAAATTATTTATGAGCTTGAAGATTTTAAGAGGGAAGATCGGGCTAAAAATTCTGTGACTGAAGATACTGCCGAACAGAGCGAAAAAAAGGTTTCGGAGGCTGTAAAGGAAGCTGAAGATAAGGCCATTGAAGAGTTAAAAGGCCTTGGTTCCAAATATGCTTCTTCTTATGCAGGTTTTAGGGCAAATACGGTTATAGCCGAAATTTATTTTCAACGCAAGATGTATGAAGATGCTCTAAAATTCTATGAACTTGCAGCCGGAGCTGTAAAAGGTTCTTATGTTGAAGGTGTTGCATCTTTTAATGCGGCTGCTTGTGCCGATGAGCTTGGCGATAACGAAAAGGCCCTTTCTTATTACGAGAGAGCTTCAAAGGTTGAAAATTTTCCCCTAATCCCCAGGGCTATCTTTAATACCGGCCGCCTGTATGAAGCTTTAGCAAAGAAAGAAGATGCCATACTTTCCTATAATAAACTTTTGGAAAAATATCCTCAAAATGAATGGGCTCTTCTTGCAAAATCTCGTGTAATTGTTCTTACAGGGAATGATAAGCAGTAA
- a CDS encoding STAS domain-containing protein: MSNNSVIAGFDDEKDDSLKIRLQRVDGLDKCVVVFLNGYIDTYNSAFFQKRIAKIIDGGFIQIVFNCAALNYVSSTGIGSFTAFLKTVKPRGGDIVLLDIQPKVYEIFQLLGFSQFFNIKDALSDAVAFFQSSSTTANAQVFPKIFACPICSKKLKATKAGRFRCSECKTILAIDNNAQVFLG, encoded by the coding sequence ATGAGTAATAACAGTGTTATAGCCGGCTTTGATGATGAAAAAGATGACAGCTTGAAGATTCGGCTTCAAAGAGTAGATGGACTTGACAAATGCGTGGTTGTTTTTTTGAACGGCTACATTGATACCTATAACTCTGCGTTTTTTCAAAAGCGCATTGCAAAAATTATAGACGGCGGTTTTATACAGATTGTATTTAACTGTGCAGCTTTAAACTACGTTTCTTCAACGGGTATAGGTTCGTTTACAGCCTTTTTAAAAACAGTAAAACCAAGAGGCGGGGATATAGTTTTATTGGATATTCAGCCGAAGGTATATGAAATATTCCAGCTTCTAGGCTTTTCGCAATTTTTTAATATTAAGGATGCCTTGTCTGATGCGGTAGCATTTTTTCAAAGCTCAAGTACAACCGCAAATGCGCAAGTGTTTCCTAAAATATTTGCTTGTCCTATATGTTCAAAGAAACTTAAGGCTACTAAGGCCGGACGTTTTAGATGCTCGGAATGTAAAACCATATTGGCTATCGACAACAATGCTCAAGTATTCTTGGGCTAA
- a CDS encoding sigma 54-interacting transcriptional regulator, which produces MSTVESIKRDKLNTLINTSLLINSNYSDLSVLLEKIVESAMDVVEGEAASLLMLEPDGERLRFEIAIGPKGIEAKKMVIALDGIAGWVIKYNRSAIINDVLSDPRFDPTVQKVTGYKNRNMIAVPMCIKDECIGVIEVLNKRDEKDFDADDLNVLELFATQTAIAYENAKHYKKSREEIICLQDQLEQDRGYHTFIAKSKVMNEKLELCRNIAASDASVLILGESGVGKELIAEQLHLNSRRVNNPFIRVNCAALPEGLLESELFGHVRGAFTDAISDRKGRFELSDKGTIFLDEIGDIPLTLQTKLLRVLQEMAFERVGSNKTLTVDTRIIAATNKNIEELVRQGKFRSDLYYRLNVLPIYIPPLRNRREDIPELAHFFLKKFSKEVKKPFLGFSPDAEKLINAYSWPGNIRELENAVERACVLGKPPYIEEKDLLLKIESSSFEPEVNYSNTDLKSAVNDFKKSFIVKILNENKWNQTAAAEKLGIQRTYLSRLIKELEIKEI; this is translated from the coding sequence ATGAGCACGGTTGAGAGCATTAAAAGAGATAAGCTTAATACTCTTATAAACACAAGCTTGCTGATAAACTCAAACTATTCAGATTTGAGTGTTCTTTTGGAAAAGATTGTAGAATCGGCAATGGATGTTGTGGAAGGGGAGGCTGCATCTCTTTTGATGCTTGAGCCGGACGGTGAAAGGCTTAGGTTTGAAATTGCAATAGGACCTAAGGGGATTGAAGCAAAAAAGATGGTTATTGCCTTGGACGGTATTGCCGGCTGGGTTATAAAATACAACCGCAGTGCTATCATAAATGATGTATTAAGCGATCCCCGTTTTGATCCTACCGTGCAGAAGGTTACGGGTTATAAAAACCGTAATATGATTGCGGTGCCTATGTGTATTAAAGACGAGTGTATCGGGGTTATTGAAGTCTTAAACAAGAGAGACGAAAAAGATTTTGATGCAGACGATTTAAACGTATTGGAGCTTTTTGCTACACAGACGGCTATAGCCTATGAAAATGCAAAGCACTATAAAAAGTCCCGGGAAGAAATTATTTGCCTCCAAGATCAATTGGAGCAGGATAGGGGCTACCACACCTTTATTGCAAAAAGTAAGGTGATGAATGAAAAGCTTGAGCTTTGCCGTAATATAGCGGCTTCCGATGCCTCCGTACTCATATTGGGTGAAAGCGGTGTAGGAAAAGAGCTGATTGCCGAGCAGCTTCATTTGAATTCGAGGCGTGTTAATAATCCCTTTATCAGGGTAAACTGCGCAGCCTTACCCGAAGGCTTACTTGAAAGCGAACTTTTCGGTCATGTAAGAGGAGCCTTTACGGATGCAATCTCGGATAGAAAGGGCAGGTTTGAGCTCTCCGATAAGGGAACTATTTTTTTGGACGAAATAGGAGATATCCCTTTAACCTTGCAGACAAAACTTTTAAGGGTCTTGCAGGAAATGGCCTTTGAAAGAGTAGGGTCAAATAAAACTCTTACGGTTGATACCCGGATAATTGCGGCTACAAATAAGAACATAGAAGAGCTTGTAAGGCAGGGAAAATTCAGATCGGATCTTTATTACCGCTTAAACGTCTTGCCTATATATATTCCGCCTCTTAGAAACAGGAGGGAGGATATACCGGAGCTGGCCCATTTCTTTTTGAAGAAATTCAGCAAAGAGGTAAAAAAGCCTTTTTTAGGTTTTTCGCCTGATGCGGAAAAGCTTATAAATGCTTACTCTTGGCCTGGAAATATTCGGGAGCTTGAAAATGCCGTTGAAAGAGCCTGTGTTTTGGGTAAGCCGCCCTATATCGAGGAAAAGGACTTGCTTTTAAAAATTGAATCCTCTTCTTTTGAGCCTGAGGTTAATTACTCAAATACGGATTTAAAATCAGCCGTAAATGATTTTAAAAAATCTTTTATCGTAAAAATTCTAAATGAGAATAAATGGAATCAAACAGCTGCTGCCGAAAAACTCGGAATACAGCGTACATATTTATCGAGATTGATAAAAGAGCTTGAAATTAAGGAGATATAA
- a CDS encoding RNA methyltransferase yields MNFEKTIILCRPETSANIGAVCRVMANTGFNDLRITGNKEDYDETEVLKLALHASHVWRNAHFYPPTIEGLKEAASDCSTLIGTSRRTGHKRKDLGISPEDLCLDLKRFYGGRLGLVFGNERTGLIDEELNICSFSVNIPAEEAFGSYNLSHAVLILCYSLYIAEKNNPNAEKNIYLKKASMKMIQENSEQICKYLSGLGLFKKGGKKINETFFTELLSSAGASEFDTMHLTEIFKKLFFMYSC; encoded by the coding sequence ATGAACTTTGAAAAAACAATTATTCTTTGCCGGCCGGAAACAAGCGCAAACATAGGAGCCGTATGCAGGGTTATGGCAAATACCGGCTTTAACGATTTGAGAATTACGGGAAACAAGGAAGATTACGATGAAACGGAGGTCTTAAAACTGGCCCTTCACGCTTCCCACGTGTGGAGAAATGCTCATTTTTATCCTCCTACCATCGAAGGGCTAAAAGAAGCGGCATCGGATTGCTCAACCTTGATAGGAACCAGCAGACGTACCGGCCATAAACGTAAAGATCTGGGCATCAGCCCCGAAGACCTCTGTCTTGACTTAAAAAGATTTTACGGAGGCAGATTAGGCCTTGTTTTCGGGAATGAACGCACAGGTCTTATAGATGAGGAACTCAATATATGCTCTTTTTCCGTTAATATTCCTGCTGAAGAAGCTTTCGGCTCTTATAATCTTTCCCATGCCGTGCTTATTCTTTGCTATTCCCTGTATATAGCAGAAAAGAATAATCCGAACGCGGAAAAAAACATCTACTTAAAAAAGGCCTCAATGAAGATGATTCAAGAAAATTCCGAACAGATATGTAAATATCTTTCGGGGCTGGGCTTATTTAAAAAGGGCGGTAAAAAAATAAACGAGACCTTTTTTACCGAGCTTTTATCCTCTGCAGGGGCCTCGGAATTCGATACAATGCATTTAACTGAAATTTTTAAGAAACTTTTCTTTATGTACAGTTGTTAG
- the rpsA gene encoding 30S ribosomal protein S1 codes for MIIAIDGPAGSGKSTLAKMLAEHLNITFMNTGSFYRALALAVLRSFGGGDDGSGGQAPDLSDEEKWTSFAEKTELFYKKGAMFLGNENVEAHLRSDAVESIVAPLSAIVPIRRILNKKIREEAAKTGAVCEGRDMTTVVFPNADIKFYLDASAEARAKRRFDQGTSNLSPEEIKKTILERDEVDKNKKEGSLKIASDAVYLDTSDLDINEVYAKMLAKVSAIMPAAKSENINNKGLSMEKMEVVKDVEKESNGSIQAQLQEEYLNNFEAPEAGTIKEGYVVAVNNGTVFVDVGGKSEGHIPLDEFDEEPKVNDKVNVLIEKTEGSNGHLSVSKLKADRLILQKEFKQAHADKTPIEGTILKQVRAGYEVKLGGGLTAFLPLSQADVSRVEKPETLVGLKSKFYIEKLSFNSRSGENIVVNRRRYMEERTEKERDAFFENTKIGDTVKGTVKSFTSFGAFIDLGGFDGLLHINDMSWGHVTRPKDFVKKGEEIELKVIRLDPENKRINLSLKHFTQDPWLQFEDKFHVDDIVTGTVTKTTDFGAFIELDEGIEGLAHISEFSWVKKINKPEDILKPGDKVTCMILGYDIQAGRVSLGLKQVTDNPWDTIEERYPVGTRLTRKVVKITNAGAFISLEEGIDGFLHADDISWIKRVKHPGSELEVDKEIEVIVIECDAESRRIRLGIKQLTDDPWEKFGAAYKVGSIVEGEVSSITDFGVFVKVPGDIEGLIHKQNLVESRDETPEEALAKYAVGDKIKAVVIEINPRNKKTAFSIKDFKRKQQQEEISQYMSTEQEDDDSSYTLGDLLKNKPE; via the coding sequence ATGATAATAGCGATTGATGGACCTGCAGGCTCAGGCAAAAGTACCCTTGCAAAGATGCTTGCCGAACACTTGAACATTACATTTATGAATACGGGCAGCTTTTATAGAGCCTTGGCTCTGGCTGTGCTGCGCTCCTTCGGCGGAGGAGATGACGGAAGCGGAGGACAAGCTCCCGATCTTTCCGATGAAGAAAAATGGACCTCTTTTGCCGAAAAAACGGAACTGTTTTATAAAAAGGGGGCAATGTTCTTGGGTAATGAAAATGTCGAAGCCCATCTTCGAAGTGATGCCGTTGAATCCATTGTGGCCCCTCTTTCAGCTATAGTTCCTATAAGGCGTATATTAAATAAGAAAATTCGTGAAGAAGCCGCTAAGACGGGAGCCGTTTGTGAAGGCCGGGATATGACAACCGTTGTGTTTCCTAATGCCGATATTAAGTTTTATCTTGATGCTTCTGCAGAGGCCAGGGCAAAAAGGCGCTTTGATCAGGGGACAAGCAATCTTTCACCGGAAGAAATAAAAAAAACAATCCTCGAAAGAGATGAAGTCGATAAAAATAAAAAAGAAGGGAGCTTAAAGATAGCTTCCGATGCCGTGTATTTAGATACGTCGGACTTAGATATAAATGAAGTTTATGCAAAAATGCTGGCGAAGGTGTCGGCAATAATGCCGGCAGCAAAGTCGGAAAATATCAATAATAAAGGGTTATCTATGGAAAAGATGGAAGTGGTAAAGGATGTTGAAAAAGAGTCCAATGGAAGCATCCAAGCACAATTACAAGAGGAGTACTTAAATAATTTTGAGGCTCCGGAGGCGGGGACAATTAAAGAAGGTTATGTTGTTGCTGTAAACAACGGAACCGTTTTTGTCGATGTAGGCGGTAAATCAGAGGGGCATATTCCCTTGGATGAGTTTGATGAAGAACCTAAGGTAAACGATAAGGTTAATGTTCTTATCGAAAAAACCGAAGGCTCAAACGGTCATTTGTCCGTATCAAAACTTAAGGCCGATAGACTTATTCTTCAAAAAGAGTTTAAACAGGCTCATGCCGATAAGACTCCTATTGAAGGTACTATCTTAAAGCAGGTTAGGGCCGGTTATGAGGTAAAGCTCGGTGGCGGACTGACTGCCTTTTTGCCTTTAAGCCAGGCAGATGTATCCAGAGTCGAAAAGCCTGAAACCTTAGTAGGTTTAAAATCAAAATTCTACATCGAAAAGTTGAGTTTTAACTCGCGCTCAGGTGAAAATATTGTTGTAAACAGGCGCAGGTATATGGAAGAGCGTACCGAAAAAGAAAGAGACGCTTTTTTTGAAAATACAAAGATAGGCGACACCGTAAAGGGTACGGTAAAAAGCTTTACCAGTTTCGGTGCCTTTATCGATTTGGGCGGCTTTGACGGCCTCTTACATATCAATGATATGAGCTGGGGTCATGTAACCCGTCCTAAGGACTTCGTAAAGAAGGGTGAAGAGATTGAACTAAAAGTAATCCGCCTTGATCCCGAAAACAAGAGAATAAACCTCTCCTTAAAGCATTTTACTCAGGATCCTTGGCTTCAGTTTGAAGACAAGTTCCACGTTGACGACATTGTTACGGGAACGGTTACAAAGACAACCGATTTCGGTGCCTTTATCGAGTTGGATGAAGGAATCGAAGGTTTGGCTCACATCAGCGAATTCAGCTGGGTTAAGAAGATTAATAAGCCTGAGGATATCTTAAAGCCCGGAGATAAGGTAACATGTATGATTCTCGGCTACGATATTCAGGCCGGAAGAGTTTCTTTGGGGCTAAAGCAGGTTACGGACAATCCTTGGGATACCATTGAGGAGCGTTACCCTGTAGGAACACGCTTGACCCGAAAGGTTGTTAAAATTACAAATGCAGGCGCCTTTATTTCACTTGAAGAAGGTATCGACGGATTTTTACACGCAGACGATATTTCGTGGATTAAGCGCGTAAAGCATCCGGGCAGCGAGCTTGAAGTAGATAAAGAAATCGAAGTTATCGTTATCGAATGCGATGCCGAGTCGAGAAGAATCCGCTTGGGTATCAAACAGCTTACCGATGATCCGTGGGAAAAATTCGGAGCCGCTTATAAGGTCGGTTCTATTGTTGAAGGTGAAGTTTCCTCAATCACGGACTTTGGTGTATTTGTAAAGGTTCCCGGGGACATCGAGGGCTTAATCCATAAACAAAATTTGGTTGAGTCCAGGGATGAAACACCGGAAGAAGCTCTTGCAAAATATGCTGTAGGCGATAAGATCAAGGCTGTAGTAATCGAAATAAATCCGAGAAACAAAAAGACTGCTTTCTCCATTAAAGATTTTAAACGAAAACAGCAGCAGGAAGAAATTTCTCAGTATATGTCAACCGAACAAGAAGATGACGATTCATCTTATACTCTTGGAGACCTTTTAAAGAATAAACCGGAGTAA
- a CDS encoding DnaJ domain-containing protein, whose translation MENYYNILNVSNNADEDQIKHAYRALAMKYHPDKNPDNKIAEEKFKRISEAYSVLSDPQKRRDYNFSMSSSFNSSGKTYTYSQNTSPFGEDLFSSKWWKKWRDVRNENAKKREKISRSEAFKILIRGIILTIVGLLFFKSIIFLGIFGLLLALSLVTEGVLRIRKGYMAIFD comes from the coding sequence GTGGAAAATTATTATAATATTCTTAATGTTTCTAATAATGCTGATGAAGACCAAATTAAACACGCATATAGAGCCTTGGCTATGAAATATCATCCCGATAAAAATCCGGACAACAAGATAGCCGAAGAAAAATTTAAGCGTATAAGTGAAGCGTACTCCGTGCTTTCCGACCCTCAAAAGCGAAGGGACTATAACTTCAGTATGTCAAGCTCCTTTAACTCATCAGGAAAAACCTATACTTACAGTCAAAACACAAGTCCCTTTGGAGAAGATCTTTTCAGCTCTAAATGGTGGAAAAAGTGGAGAGATGTCCGCAATGAGAATGCAAAGAAAAGAGAAAAGATCAGCCGAAGCGAAGCCTTCAAAATTCTTATACGCGGTATAATACTAACAATAGTCGGTCTATTATTTTTTAAGAGTATTATCTTTTTAGGAATTTTCGGGCTTCTTTTAGCCTTATCCCTTGTTACGGAGGGAGTCCTCCGAATACGGAAAGGCTATATGGCGATATTCGATTAA
- the pyrH gene encoding UMP kinase gives MVTVLSVGGSIVAPDKPDFDFLDKFSKTIRTWLSQDSSRKLIMVIGGGAPARDYQNAYRTVCDLRKAPAKNDEADWIGIMATRLNAQLVKAVFEDLCPNPVVYDPTAIDKFGGQILVAAGWKPGFSTDNDAVVLAENFGGKLVVNLSNIAKVYTDDPKKNPEARPIDSISWEDFIKIVGTEWIPGKNTPFDPIASQRAQKAGLKVICAAGKDIENLENILNGKEFKGTVIG, from the coding sequence ATGGTAACTGTTTTATCGGTAGGGGGCTCTATAGTAGCTCCGGATAAACCTGATTTCGATTTTTTAGATAAATTTTCAAAAACTATAAGAACTTGGCTTTCTCAAGACTCATCACGAAAACTCATTATGGTAATCGGAGGAGGCGCTCCTGCCCGGGATTATCAAAACGCATATAGAACAGTTTGTGATCTAAGAAAGGCCCCGGCAAAAAATGATGAGGCAGATTGGATAGGAATAATGGCAACAAGACTGAATGCCCAGCTTGTAAAGGCAGTTTTTGAAGATCTTTGCCCTAATCCCGTGGTGTATGACCCTACGGCAATAGATAAATTCGGCGGACAAATTCTGGTTGCAGCAGGCTGGAAACCGGGTTTTTCGACAGATAATGATGCCGTAGTCCTTGCAGAAAATTTTGGAGGAAAGTTGGTAGTAAACCTTTCAAACATTGCCAAAGTTTATACTGACGATCCCAAAAAAAATCCTGAAGCAAGACCTATAGATTCAATATCTTGGGAAGATTTTATAAAAATAGTCGGGACCGAATGGATTCCGGGAAAAAATACCCCCTTTGATCCCATAGCCAGTCAAAGGGCTCAAAAAGCAGGCTTAAAGGTAATATGTGCGGCAGGCAAGGATATTGAGAATTTGGAAAACATTCTCAATGGTAAAGAATTTAAAGGAACGGTGATAGGCTAG
- the infA gene encoding translation initiation factor IF-1, translating to MAKEEAIEVEGIVKESLPNTMFRVELKNGHVILAHLSGKMRKHYIKIVPGDTVKVALSPYDLTRGRIIFRER from the coding sequence GTGGCTAAGGAAGAAGCAATTGAAGTTGAAGGTATTGTTAAGGAGTCTCTTCCCAATACTATGTTTAGGGTTGAGTTAAAAAACGGTCATGTTATTTTGGCTCATTTATCGGGAAAAATGCGCAAGCATTATATTAAAATTGTACCGGGAGATACGGTCAAAGTTGCCCTATCCCCCTATGACTTGACAAGAGGCCGAATTATCTTCAGAGAAAGATAA
- a CDS encoding GerMN domain-containing protein, which yields MGKKNTSLGCFFWLAFILLIALLFFINKDNIARVFEKTNAISIFQKKEPPEEKQTEVDLEGIQNEIEKIRAAEKDEENSSEEKAEAEPAKPAEQDQKTVKKTSEPEKAQADKPKEEKKPAPKDSTEKNAKTEAKTAKKSSENKNKDESKKDVTKVEQKNEKASEKRSSKIYLVKIDSDGKLVRKAVMRQLVKTDSPLTDAINSLLHGPTTEEAKQGFRSFIPPDTKLLSIEVKNGVAEVNISEDFQFNRYGIEAYQAQLEQIVFTACEFSTVSSVQFLINGNKKEYLGAEGIWIGSPLSVNSFLR from the coding sequence ATGGGAAAGAAAAATACATCTTTAGGCTGTTTTTTTTGGCTTGCATTTATTTTATTGATAGCCCTGCTCTTTTTTATCAACAAAGACAATATTGCCCGGGTTTTTGAAAAAACAAATGCAATAAGCATATTCCAAAAAAAAGAGCCGCCGGAAGAAAAACAAACTGAAGTAGATCTTGAAGGCATTCAAAACGAAATAGAAAAAATAAGAGCGGCAGAAAAAGATGAAGAAAATTCTTCTGAAGAAAAAGCCGAGGCTGAACCGGCAAAACCTGCTGAACAAGATCAAAAAACGGTAAAGAAAACTTCAGAGCCGGAAAAAGCTCAGGCCGATAAACCTAAGGAAGAAAAAAAGCCTGCTCCTAAAGACTCAACCGAAAAAAATGCAAAGACTGAAGCTAAAACTGCCAAAAAAAGCTCCGAAAACAAAAACAAAGATGAATCTAAAAAAGATGTAACTAAGGTTGAACAAAAAAATGAAAAAGCATCCGAAAAACGCAGCTCTAAAATTTACTTGGTCAAAATAGATTCGGACGGTAAATTGGTAAGAAAGGCAGTTATGAGGCAGCTTGTAAAAACGGATTCACCCTTAACCGATGCCATAAACAGCCTCCTACACGGCCCCACAACGGAAGAAGCAAAACAAGGCTTCCGCTCCTTTATACCTCCCGATACAAAACTTTTATCGATTGAGGTGAAAAACGGGGTTGCAGAAGTAAATATAAGCGAAGACTTTCAATTTAACAGATACGGCATAGAAGCCTATCAAGCCCAGCTTGAACAAATAGTTTTCACTGCATGCGAATTCTCAACAGTAAGCTCGGTTCAATTTTTGATCAATGGCAACAAAAAAGAGTACCTCGGAGCCGAGGGTATATGGATAGGCTCCCCCCTATCGGTTAATTCGTTTTTAAGATAA
- the ffh gene encoding signal recognition particle protein — translation MLENITEKFGGILRSLSGKSKITEKNIEDTIEEIKTALLDADVNLRVVRRFINATAEEAKGERVLKSVDPGQQFTKIVYDKMTSFLGDEKKALDLRGPDTQSIILFLGLQGSGKTTSAAKLALKLKNEGRKPLLAACDLVRPAAVEQLSVLGENIGVPVYKEETKDAVRVAKNALAFAKKNFYDTVIVDTAGRLQIDEDMMKEIVNIKSAVKPMETILVADSMTGQSAVDVAKEFDEQVGLSGLILTKFDSDTRGGAALSLKTITGKPIFYIGTGEKLEDFEAFYPDRIASRILGMGDIVSLVEKAQALYDEEEAEKLQKKMQSESFSLADMLMQLEQAEKMGPLESMLDMIPGLSGQIDKDKLDLSLLKRQKAIIQSMTLKERDNFRIIGPPRRKRIAKGSGTSVGDVNKLLKQFEKTRQMMRKVSKNKGLQAKMMSGGFFG, via the coding sequence ATGCTCGAAAATATTACCGAAAAATTCGGCGGAATACTGCGCTCTTTGAGCGGTAAATCCAAAATTACCGAAAAAAATATCGAAGATACAATCGAAGAAATAAAAACGGCCCTTTTGGATGCCGACGTAAACTTGCGTGTTGTACGCCGTTTTATAAATGCCACAGCCGAAGAAGCCAAGGGTGAAAGGGTTTTAAAATCCGTAGACCCCGGGCAACAGTTTACAAAAATCGTATACGATAAGATGACCTCCTTTTTGGGGGACGAAAAAAAAGCTCTTGACCTCAGGGGGCCTGATACCCAATCGATTATCCTCTTTTTAGGTCTTCAAGGCTCAGGAAAGACTACAAGTGCCGCAAAATTGGCCTTAAAACTTAAAAATGAGGGCCGAAAGCCCTTGCTCGCTGCCTGCGACCTTGTACGCCCTGCCGCTGTAGAGCAGCTTTCAGTTTTGGGAGAAAATATCGGCGTGCCTGTTTACAAGGAAGAAACAAAGGATGCGGTAAGGGTAGCCAAAAATGCCTTGGCCTTTGCAAAAAAGAACTTTTACGATACGGTCATAGTCGATACGGCAGGACGCCTCCAAATCGACGAAGACATGATGAAGGAAATCGTCAATATCAAGTCGGCCGTAAAACCTATGGAGACCATCCTTGTTGCCGACTCCATGACGGGACAAAGCGCCGTTGATGTTGCAAAGGAATTCGATGAGCAGGTAGGGCTTTCCGGTTTAATCCTTACCAAATTCGACTCCGACACCCGAGGCGGTGCAGCTCTTTCTTTAAAGACCATAACAGGCAAGCCTATTTTTTACATAGGAACAGGCGAAAAGCTCGAAGATTTTGAAGCCTTTTACCCCGACCGCATTGCAAGCCGTATCTTGGGCATGGGCGACATTGTTTCGCTTGTCGAAAAGGCTCAAGCCCTCTATGACGAAGAAGAGGCAGAGAAGCTTCAAAAAAAGATGCAAAGCGAAAGTTTCAGCCTTGCCGATATGCTCATGCAGTTGGAGCAGGCCGAAAAGATGGGCCCCCTAGAGTCCATGCTCGATATGATTCCGGGGCTTTCAGGTCAAATAGATAAGGATAAGCTTGACCTCTCTCTTTTAAAACGCCAAAAGGCTATAATCCAATCTATGACCTTAAAGGAAAGAGATAATTTCCGCATCATAGGCCCGCCCCGCCGTAAGCGAATTGCAAAGGGTTCCGGAACCTCTGTAGGCGATGTAAACAAGCTTTTAAAGCAATTTGAAAAGACCCGTCAAATGATGAGGAAGGTATCAAAAAATAAGGGTTTGCAGGCTAAAATGATGTCGGGCGGATTTTTCGGATAA